The genomic window TTTCGATAAAATTGTTTTTAAGGTACTTTCTGCTGCTTGTTCTAGATTATCAAGATCACTTGAAGATAATTGTAGTAATTCTTCATAAAATGTATCTGGAAAAGATTGAAAAAAAGCGATGTCTGCTTGGTTAAATTTTTCAAAATTCGATTTTAGCATCGGCAATTTATCTTCTACAGTTGGTTTAGAAGAACTTTTTTTGTCGTTATATTGTTTTTCTGCTGTCTCATTGACTTGCTTAACCAATTTAAAAATCGTTTGGACAGACTCTACTTGTTTTGTTTCAACATCTGGATTAAACGTGTACTCTGGCGTGATACTTTCCATCGCCAACCGTTGTTTTTCTTTTGTTTCATCCTTATTTTCAATTGTTTTATTAGCACGAATGGTCTCACTAGATAATTGCCCGACTTTATAAGTCACTTGCTTTTGTCTAACACTACCAAACATCAAACCAAACATGATTAAAGACATTAAAAATAGAATTAGAGGTGTATAATATTTTCCAAGTACTTTAGGCACTTGTTGTATTGTTTTCATTTACCTCACTCACTCCTTTTTGCTCCTTTTAGTTGTCTGCATATGCCTTAATGATATCAGCCACTACTGGATGTCTAACCACATCTTGAGTAGAAAATTCGATAAATGTAATATTTTTGATTCCTTTTAGAATTTTTTCCGCATGAATCAAACCACTTTCAACACCGCGTGGCAAATCGATTTGGGTTTTGTCACCATTGATAATCATTTTTGATCGATTTCCTAAACGGGTCAGAAACATCTTCATTTGAGCATTGGTTGTATTTTGTGCTTCATCTAAAATAACAAATGCTTCTTCTAACGTACGCCCTCTCATATAAGCTAAAGGTGCAATTTCAATCACACCTCTGTCCATCAAACGTGTCGTATGTTCCATACCAAGTATTTGATACAGTGCGTCATAAACTGGACGTAAGTATGGATTAACCTTCTCTTGTAAATCACCAGGTAAAAACCCTAAATTTTCTCCTGCTTCAACAGCCGGACGTGTGAGGATGATTTTTTCTACCTCACCTTTTTTTAGCGCACTCACCGCCATAACAACCGCTAAAAACGTTTTTCCCGTTCCAGCTGGACCAATACCAAACGTGACGTCATTTTTTTTAATGGCATGAATGTATTTTTTTTGCCCGTCGTTTTTTACACGAATTGGATTGCCTTTATTGTCTTTTAATAAAGCATGCTCATAAAGACTAAAAAATGTCTCCAATTGGCCTTTTTTAGCTAACTGGATAGCTGTTAAGACATCACTACTATTAATTTTGTGTCCTCTTAATATTAGTTGTTGTATAGCTGTTAAGATGTCTTGAACCATCGAAACATCTTCAGCATTTCCTGATAAATGAACAACCTCTCCCCTAGAAGAAATTGATACATGGGTATAATCTTCAAGCATTTTGATATGTTTATCGTGAGTTCCAAATATATCATTGCTTTCAATGTTTTTATCTAACATAAAAACTAATGTTGTTTCTGACGTCAATCACTACAGCTCCTTCATCATCTTATAACCTAAATAATACCATATTATGTCAATAAAAAAAATCAGGACTCATTATTTTATGAATCCAACGATTAACACAACGATTAACTTCTTTATCAAATCTGCCTTAACTTTTGACGCCGCCTTTAACATTTTCTTTATTAAATTCATAAAACCTTCGTATATTTTTACAGTTCATTTAAGGTTTGAAGACTATGATTAAGACAGTTCAAAGAAAGAAGATGATGTCGCAACAAATTGCCTGATTCTTTTGAGTGTTAGAGGCTCATTTGTCTCTACCTCCTTTATATAATGTGGGCGAACGTGGTGTTTTCACTCTAAGAGTCTAAACGTGTGTTTGTTCTCTATTTACCGAGGTGTAGGTTCGAATCCTACCGTCCACTTAGCACCACCATTTATCTTGAAAGGATGATTCATATGAAGAAAAAAACGATTCTCTTAGTAACCCTTGTAACTGCCATTACCACACGTGTCCTTGTGTTAAAAAAACACCAACGGACTGCACTCAATAAACAGACTGGCGACTATAGCTAGTCTGTTTTTATACGTGCATTTTGTTAAAGGCTTGTATTTTTTGTTGTAACTCTCGCTCTTCTTCTGGACTAACGCTATGTTCTCTTATTTTTTTATTAACCCATTCAGGTAATGATTCCCTCTTTTGTTTTAATTTTTTTGGTTGTTGTGCTTTCTTTTCTACAAGAAGTCTTTCAAATTTCTCTCGTAAAACGTTTGGATTTCTGACATGTCGCGACCAAAAATCATGTGTAGCTAACCACGTCACCATCTCTTCTATCTCACTCATCTCGATGTTTTCCTCCTCATGAATCCGTCGCAAATCATTCGCCCAACGTGACACATTGACACGGCTCATCTCTTTTGGAAAATCTTTTGCTAGATTGTCACGAAATGTTTTAGCTAAGTGCAACTGGCTTTTTGTGTATTGACACGCACTCTTTTTATTCTTTGTATTATTATTTTTAGTATTAGTTATAGTATTCTCTTTAAACGTTTCTTTCATAGGGTCATCACCTTTTGTTGGGGAGGTCGACTTTTTTTCTTTAATAGGCTCTTCAACTATTCTTATACGCCTCTGATCGATTTCTTTACTGTCTTTTTTATACCGCAATTCCACTGTGATGAACCCCTGTTCTTTCAGTTGATTGACCCATTTTGAAACGGAAGTCTTACTCACGCCATAACGTGTCGCAAAATAATCATTGCTTGCCCAACAATAGCCTTCTTGATTGCAAAGTGCTGTAATTTCTCCGTACAATAATTTGGCATTCGGACTGATCGTTTTGGCATATCTCACGTTCGCTGGAATAATACATAATAATTCGGTTGTTGTGTCATTAACTTGTCCTCCATGATATTTTTTCTCTACACTTATATAAACGATTGCCAAATCAATTTTGTCACCTATTTTTTTAATTTATTTTAACCAACTATTATTTAACTATGTTATGATATAGCTATATAACAGACTGACTAAGGAGAGAATAACGATGGATTTAAACTTATTTATGACTTGGATTATTGGTATTGGTGTTATTGCAAGCGTGATTTTTACCGGTATCCAATTACAACAGAATAAAAAAAATGACTATAAAAAACTTGTTTCAAAAAATGTGTTTGTTTGGGTTGCAGAATTTAGAGAATTAATGACGCAATTCCTACTTGAATACAACGGAACAAACGATAAGAACGAGTTGAAAAATTTGTTGTTTGAAATAAGACTAAACTGTTCAAACAATAACCCTGATCAGGTCGATTTAATTAATTTATTAACATTGGCAATCGAATTTGATGAGTACCACGATAAAATATCTGATGATATCATTCGCCAAACTGATGTTGTGCTAGATAATGCAACAAGACTTTTTGCGTTAGAATATGGCGTGACAGAGCAAGAATTACAAATGAATCATCAAAACATTTACGATAGCTATAGCCCACTAACTATCCGCTACATCAAAAAAGAAAAAAATAAAGATATTAAAAAGAAACCGACATCAACTAAACAATAAATAGACATTTTTTAAACGTGCTGATACATTTATACTATCAGTGCGTTTTTATTTTAAAAAATACGTGTTAAAAAGGAGACTGATCATGAAAAAAGGACTTGCCCCAATTTTTAACCAAGACACTAGCATACTCGTTTTAGGAAGTTCACCCAGTGAACAATCTTTAAAAAAGCAACAATATTACGGAAATAATGGCAATCAATTTTGGAAAATTTTATTTAACTATTACAATGTGCCATTTGAAACAGACTATAACAAACGTGTGACTTTCCTTTTAGATCACCACATTGGTTTATGGGATGTTTATCATTTATTTGAGCGTAACGGCAGTTTAGATACGTCGTTTAAAACAGTTGAGTTAAATGATTTTAGCCAAATTCTAACTCAAGCAGATATCAAATTAATTATCACAAACGGTAAGAAAGCCTATGATGAAGTCATTAACAATCAGCTATTTCCACAAATAAAAATCGCTCCTTGTATCTCAACTAGTGGTGCTGCAAATGGACAGATGGAAAAACGAAAAATGCAGTGGGAGGAAGCGTTGGGAATGGTGGATAAAGAATTTTATTAAATCTACTTTTCAATGTAGAATCACTCATATTTTTATGATAAAATAACTCAGCAATTGTTCAAAATTGCACAATTTATTTTGAGAGGGTTTTTTATTTGAAAAATATACTTGATTACCAACCATTAAATCTTTATACCAACTACAAAGAGGCGGCCGAAAAAACACCGATGATTCCGATTATTTTCGATGAAACACTCCCAGCTTTTGCCTCACTTGGCTTAGAAACAACGTATAAAGATAGCCATGACAAAACATTAAAAAGAGCCTATCAGTTAGCTCAACTAGGTGTTAAAAAAGGCGATAAAATCATCCTATATAAAAGTCCTAAATTTGATACGTATTTACTTGCTGTCGCAGCATCTTTCCTTGGTGCGATACCTGTCATGGTGTCTTATCATTTACCACCTGAAACAATTAGCGTGTTTGTTGAGCGTTTAGAAGATCCATTTATTTTATTTGATGATATGACTGAAGAACATGTAAAAGCTGTGCAAAATAGTTCACATGATAAAAAAATTTCATTAGATATCTTGTTAAATGCCTCAGCACAACCTGTATCGCAAGAAGAGTTGGGCAAAGATGACATAGCATACATGACTCACACGTCTGGCACAACAGGTATCCCAAAACTGATTTGTCATTCTTATCACTCAATGGGATGGCGAACTAAATGGCAACGAGAAATATTTACTCATATTTCAAAAAAAGAATTGGTCGCGTTTCACATCTCTCCTGTTCATTCTCGTTTTAATATTGGAGTCTCTTCATTGATGAGTATGGGATTTCCTATGATGCCGCTAGCCAGTGCCACACCTCAACGAGTGGAAGATATGCTAACAACACACCAACCTATTGCATTGGAAACTCATCCAAACAATTTCGTCCAATGGGCAAGACTGGCAAAAGAAAAACCTCATGTGTTTACTAGTATTAAGTTTTATCATTCAACATTTGATGCAATAAACAATGCGACTATGTTAGCCTTTTTAAACGCATCTAAAGAAAATGATCCTATCTTTTTACAAGTTTATGGTCAAAGTGAATGCGGTCCAATGATTTTACGGTCACACACGATTGAGTCACTAAAAGACTCTGATGCTCGTGATATGGGCGTTGGACTTGAAGGATTAACAAAAGCCAGAATCACCGATGAGAATGGTACACTGCTACCTGTCATGACAGATGGACACATTCAGTTTTTATCAAAAGGCCGTGCATTAACTTATTATAAAGAAGATGCTCGTTTTGAAGAAAATGTTTATGGTAAATGGTGGGATAGTGGCGATTACGGCATGATGGACGAGCGTGGTCACTTATACTTAAAAGATCGCCAAGTCGATTTGATTGAAAACATTGATAGCACTCTTGCACTGGAAGATTATTTATTAGATGCCTTGGATTTCTTGGAAGAAGTCGTGATTGTGCGTGGAAAAGATAACTCTCCTCAACCTGTTTTAGCTGTTGTGCCTGGAAAAGAAATGGATTGGGACGCGTGGTGGCTGCAAGTAGCTGACCTCCCTCATTTAAATGAGCCTATTATTAAAACATTTGACGAGATACCTCATACCGCCACAATGAAAGTACAGAGATTATTGTTGGAGAGATGGTTGAAGGAAGGGTAGGAAAAGTTTGAATAGCTTATTCAGAAATTTCATCTTAAATCAAAATTTTTCAATTAATTAAAAAAATATATTATAATAAACCTAGTTTTTTAGAAAGAAGGTTTATTTATGACAGAGCAAAAAGTTCAAAAATATTTAAAAATTTTCGTAGTTTTTTTATTCGCAACATTTGCCTTATTTGTTTTTATTGGTAACCTAATGGATTTCGACTCTAACTACGAATTTGTTAAACATGTACTATCTATGGATACAACATTTCCAGGTAATAAACTGATGTGGCGATCCATAAACAATAAGTCATTGTGGTTAATTGCCTACTGGATTTTAATCCTTATAGAAGGAATAGTGGCTCTCCTAGGGTATGTTTCTGTCTATAAAATGTTAAAAAATATCAATAATTCATTAGAAGAGTTTTCTAATGCCAAAGTATTTGGTTATTATATGTTTGGCTTAGCTTTAGCTCTTTGGTATGGTGGTTTCGCAATATTAGGATCTGAATGGTTTGCTATGTGGCAATCAAAAGATTGGAATGGAAAACAAACCGCTATGGATATCACAGAAGTAGCTTTAGCCTTTTTAATATTCTACGCTTTACCTATTTTTAATAATAAAAGTCATACAAAAAATGAATAAATAATGACACTATAATTAGTTTTATATGTTATAAAAACATACAAAGATTAGAAGGTAAAATCAGACGTCGATGTCCTTACCTTCTAATCTATCTTTTTAGCAATTTATTATCCCACTGATCCTTCTATTAAAGATATTAAATTATATATCGCAATTAACCAAGATACCTATCTAATATTTAAACACTTAGATAGCATAAAGATAATTTTTGTAGCCAGGGCATATTATTGCTCATAATAAGAATCAATAATTTCAGGATTTAATAAATCCATCATCATACTAAATGATTGCTCACTTTCCTCGATTACTTGAAATCCCACTTTTTCGTAAAAACCAACTGACGTTTTTACTGATTGTAAAAATATAAATCTATTATTCATTTCTCTGCAGACTTCTATAAGATGGTAAATTATAGCTTTTCCAACACCTTGCTTTTTATGATTACAATCCACTCCTAAATATTGTATTTCAATCGCATGAATCTTAATGATATTATTAGTTTCTGGATCAACAATTTCTATAAAAAAATTATCATTGGTTACAAAAAAAGCTACAACTTCACCATCTTTATAAACTAATGAAGTTGAAGCCTCAAATTCTATTGTATCAGGATATGCATTTGATTTTAAATAATTATTTATTTCTAAATTTTTACAATCAAAATCTTTAGTTTTCAAATAATAATCTATTCCAATTAGCTCAAATTCAATCATCTTTGACATCCTCAGTTACTTCAACTTATTTTTGGGTGCTTTTTTAGCAATAGATGAAACGTATTGTTTTGCTTTTTTTTCGTTCATTCTTTTAGCCGATAAAAAACTTGAAGCAGCAGCACCTGTTAATACAACTGGTTTTTCTCTTTTTATTACTGCCATCTATATCACCTCTTTACTTTATTATATCATAATATGTCAGTAGACATAAATGAATATCAATTGATTTTATCATGTTTATATAAAACTAATAATACATAACAAAAAAACAACCCCCGTTGAGAGTACGCTAATCATTATTTCACTAGCAATTAAAATCGTCTATTCCTTATATCTATAATCATAATTTACAGACTGGAATAACGATAATCGCAATCCATTTTTAAATATCATAAGTTTTATTATTCATCTAATCACCGCCTTTCAAATTTCGATGAAGAAAATTCATAAGTGATATAATCACATTGCAATGAAAAGTATATATATATTATTAATAAGAAAAGGAAGTGTTGCTTTATGTCTGAGTAGTACGAAGATAGTATTATTTTAATTGATGACGCATATGCTATCTTGCACATTAATTCAAAACTAGGCTTTTTGATTATGCCTTTTTTTAAATCTGTGATTATACTAGGATGAACATCCATCTTTATAGCTAATTGTCTTTGATTTATTTTTTGTTCTTTTAATAAAATTCCAATTTTCTTCCATACTCTTTATCACTTCACTATATATAGTGTTTCAAGTCTTACTATTCATTGAAAAAGTACTATATGTAGTATATAATAGATTTAAATAAATACGTTAAAGGAGTCGTTCATGAGCGATAAAAATTTAAATCCAATTGATGATTACATTAAAATACAAGAAAGAATTTCAAAAAATTTACAACCAAACTTAGACTTAATTCAAGTTGCTTTTAAAGGGCAACAACCTACTATCCAAATAACCGAACAAATAAGACAGCAACTTATATCCAGCGACGTCATTCCTTCATTTCAGATAAGTGATGTTATCAAACAAAATTTTGAAGCTTCTTACAAAAATATAATGCCTTCAATGAACATATCTGAAAGACTAATAAGTCAAATTACTCCTATCTCTCAACAGATTGAAAGTATTACATCTTATTATTCAAAAATTTATACTCCTTCTTTTATAGCAATTAGAGAAGCTATAAAGGTTTCAGAACTTATTCCTAAATTTGAATTTCAATTTCCAAATTTTTATAACGACGATACAACAAAACTAATAACTGACGATTATATCGATGATAAAGATACAAAAGAAGCTATATCTAACTTAGTAGAATTATCTAAGAAAAAAAAGTTTACAACTGATGAAAAAGAAAAAATAATAGAGTCTTGTAAATCGCTTTCATTTTCTGTTTCTGATTACTCTAATAACAAAACTAGCTACTTGAAAGCAAACAATGTACATACCAATACTTCTGATGAAAGCATCAAAAAGATATATGAAAAATTCCAACAAAAAATCCCCTCCATTAGTGATCCAGATTTCTATTTTCAACAAGCTGTGGGTCAGGTAATTAATTTATTAGTTGAAGGCTTAAAATATATGTTAGTTAATCAGTTCGACGTAACATCATTTATGTTCATGTTTGGTATTACAATTTTCATTTTCAAGAAAAAGAATAAATAATATTTTCCCATCTCTCACTTATATAAACGTTCGCCAATCAAAAAGTGTATCCTTGATTCGTTATAATTACCTCGAAGGAGGTGAATTTTATGAGTAAAAATAATTTCAATATGAAAAAATTTGAAAAAATGTTAAATGACACTAAAAAACAAATGGTTAATGATGCATTGAAAGCTGACTATGACTATGAATGTCCTAACTGCAATAAAACATTCAAAATTTCTATAGGAACAAACATATGTCCACAATGTGAAACTGTAGTCGACTTAAAGCCAGATGATTCATGGAAAAAATTCTAGTTTTCTTTTAACGCTATATCTAGTTCTGTTGAAGCTAATTCATCTGCCAATGTTTTAGCTTCTTTTAGTGCTTTCACTAACTTTTCTGCTTTTTCCATCGCTTCTTCAATTCCTTTTACTTCTAAA from Vagococcus martis includes these protein-coding regions:
- a CDS encoding PhoH family protein; the protein is MTSETTLVFMLDKNIESNDIFGTHDKHIKMLEDYTHVSISSRGEVVHLSGNAEDVSMVQDILTAIQQLILRGHKINSSDVLTAIQLAKKGQLETFFSLYEHALLKDNKGNPIRVKNDGQKKYIHAIKKNDVTFGIGPAGTGKTFLAVVMAVSALKKGEVEKIILTRPAVEAGENLGFLPGDLQEKVNPYLRPVYDALYQILGMEHTTRLMDRGVIEIAPLAYMRGRTLEEAFVILDEAQNTTNAQMKMFLTRLGNRSKMIINGDKTQIDLPRGVESGLIHAEKILKGIKNITFIEFSTQDVVRHPVVADIIKAYADN
- a CDS encoding helix-turn-helix domain-containing protein; translated protein: MAIVYISVEKKYHGGQVNDTTTELLCIIPANVRYAKTISPNAKLLYGEITALCNQEGYCWASNDYFATRYGVSKTSVSKWVNQLKEQGFITVELRYKKDSKEIDQRRIRIVEEPIKEKKSTSPTKGDDPMKETFKENTITNTKNNNTKNKKSACQYTKSQLHLAKTFRDNLAKDFPKEMSRVNVSRWANDLRRIHEEENIEMSEIEEMVTWLATHDFWSRHVRNPNVLREKFERLLVEKKAQQPKKLKQKRESLPEWVNKKIREHSVSPEEERELQQKIQAFNKMHV
- a CDS encoding DNA-deoxyinosine glycosylase; the encoded protein is MKKGLAPIFNQDTSILVLGSSPSEQSLKKQQYYGNNGNQFWKILFNYYNVPFETDYNKRVTFLLDHHIGLWDVYHLFERNGSLDTSFKTVELNDFSQILTQADIKLIITNGKKAYDEVINNQLFPQIKIAPCISTSGAANGQMEKRKMQWEEALGMVDKEFY
- a CDS encoding class I adenylate-forming enzyme family protein, whose protein sequence is MKNILDYQPLNLYTNYKEAAEKTPMIPIIFDETLPAFASLGLETTYKDSHDKTLKRAYQLAQLGVKKGDKIILYKSPKFDTYLLAVAASFLGAIPVMVSYHLPPETISVFVERLEDPFILFDDMTEEHVKAVQNSSHDKKISLDILLNASAQPVSQEELGKDDIAYMTHTSGTTGIPKLICHSYHSMGWRTKWQREIFTHISKKELVAFHISPVHSRFNIGVSSLMSMGFPMMPLASATPQRVEDMLTTHQPIALETHPNNFVQWARLAKEKPHVFTSIKFYHSTFDAINNATMLAFLNASKENDPIFLQVYGQSECGPMILRSHTIESLKDSDARDMGVGLEGLTKARITDENGTLLPVMTDGHIQFLSKGRALTYYKEDARFEENVYGKWWDSGDYGMMDERGHLYLKDRQVDLIENIDSTLALEDYLLDALDFLEEVVIVRGKDNSPQPVLAVVPGKEMDWDAWWLQVADLPHLNEPIIKTFDEIPHTATMKVQRLLLERWLKEG
- a CDS encoding DUF2165 family protein, translating into MTEQKVQKYLKIFVVFLFATFALFVFIGNLMDFDSNYEFVKHVLSMDTTFPGNKLMWRSINNKSLWLIAYWILILIEGIVALLGYVSVYKMLKNINNSLEEFSNAKVFGYYMFGLALALWYGGFAILGSEWFAMWQSKDWNGKQTAMDITEVALAFLIFYALPIFNNKSHTKNE
- a CDS encoding GNAT family N-acetyltransferase; amino-acid sequence: MIEFELIGIDYYLKTKDFDCKNLEINNYLKSNAYPDTIEFEASTSLVYKDGEVVAFFVTNDNFFIEIVDPETNNIIKIHAIEIQYLGVDCNHKKQGVGKAIIYHLIEVCREMNNRFIFLQSVKTSVGFYEKVGFQVIEESEQSFSMMMDLLNPEIIDSYYEQ
- a CDS encoding helix-turn-helix domain-containing protein, translating into MGILLKEQKINQRQLAIKMDVHPSIITDLKKGIIKKPSFELMCKIAYASSIKIILSSYYSDIKQHFLFLLIIYIYFSLQCDYITYEFSSSKFERR